A genomic region of Desulfosarcina ovata subsp. ovata contains the following coding sequences:
- a CDS encoding type VI secretion protein IcmF/TssM N-terminal domain-containing protein has product MKTLIIKILKVSLVLLLIALALLLIFGLVLMIGWPLWVGIFFVIGVIGIVLGIVFVKKLFSRKNEQRFVQQIIAQDESRIQGLSSGEQAGSRELQQRWAESIDTLRKSHLRKYGNPLYVLPWYMIIGESGCGKTTAIKGAELSSPFAEVSRASGISGTRNCDWWFFEQAILLDTAGRYAVPVDQGRDRDEWQKFLSLLAKFRKREPLNGLVVAVAADQLLENNTAKLESAGTSIRQRVDELMRVLGAKFPVYIMVTKCDLIQGAVKFCDHLDEPVLKQAMGRLNQPLTGDIKSFCSQGIHAMGERLKDLRLLMLNLSGAKNKKADPSLLMFPEEFEKMGPGLNAFMRGAFQENPYQETPILRGIYFSSGRQEGTPYSHFLSAMGLIGEKDVLPGTNRGLFLHDFFSRILPTDRGLFAPTMRTLEWSRLTKSIGLTAWVAIVIAICGLLSFSFVKNLKTLRDVSGQFSKPPVLQGELTTDVLTLDRFRQAVSRVEEQNANWWIPRLGLTESIRVEAGLKARYCEIFKSGFLVGFDKRLTERMTRFTPTTAPDVIGQHAMHLARRINLLHTRMEGADVKTLLAEPKTPYPSVLLDIQTIDEISNKLSELYLYYLIWRSSDTSLNEELKDLQTWLKHILTMDGARLNWLVDWVNISGDVPGVTMADFWSNLDPDPDEMTIEPAFTVKGQAAIDGYLGEIEKALFDPLSIGTQKLDFKNWYAQAYTTVWARFADYFPSGVRRMNDRDRWQHTGALLPSDNGPYLSFLETLAGELGVTEKQAERPGWVDLVYRFHDIRLQAKADGKGGKAAATILERATQRVTSRLGPSFSGESAANVLSLEDRLAAGKAFNQYQASLVALASMTDSQRIAFNMAKDLYSEDPADGQSPFFKAQAATKQLQTFLGRENKDTAVFWNLIAAPIRFYHAYAIREAECQLQSLWEKTVFLEVQDLPQDTNLNQLLMGSDGYATKFLKGPAAPFLERSRRKGYFAKKVDGLALDLDTRFLTFLTRGASAAKPVASEYNVTIKAVPTDANNDATIKPHATSLELQCGDEKYKLLNLHYPVKKTFRWSPETCGNVVFKIEIGNLVLTKVYKGYQGFAKFLKDFQTGQRIFRPEDFPDSAAALKRMKIRTITPRYQFSGNRQVIALLKESPGRVPQEITACWGE; this is encoded by the coding sequence ATGAAAACGTTGATCATTAAAATACTCAAGGTTTCTCTTGTTCTGTTGCTCATCGCTCTGGCCCTGCTGCTGATTTTTGGGCTGGTTCTGATGATCGGCTGGCCCCTGTGGGTGGGAATCTTTTTTGTCATCGGTGTCATCGGCATTGTTCTGGGTATTGTTTTCGTTAAAAAATTGTTTTCCCGAAAAAATGAACAACGCTTTGTTCAACAAATCATCGCCCAGGACGAATCACGCATCCAAGGGCTCTCATCCGGCGAGCAGGCCGGATCAAGGGAATTGCAACAGCGCTGGGCGGAATCTATTGACACCTTGAGAAAATCCCATTTGAGGAAGTATGGCAATCCCCTGTATGTCCTTCCCTGGTATATGATCATCGGTGAAAGCGGATGCGGTAAAACAACGGCCATAAAGGGCGCCGAGCTCTCATCGCCCTTTGCCGAAGTCAGCCGTGCTTCTGGTATTTCGGGTACGCGGAACTGCGACTGGTGGTTCTTCGAGCAGGCCATTCTGCTTGACACGGCCGGCCGGTATGCCGTTCCCGTGGATCAGGGCCGTGACCGCGATGAATGGCAAAAGTTCCTCTCACTGTTGGCCAAGTTCAGAAAGCGCGAACCGCTCAATGGACTGGTCGTCGCGGTGGCTGCGGATCAGCTTCTGGAAAATAATACCGCCAAGCTGGAAAGTGCCGGAACCAGTATCCGCCAGCGGGTTGATGAATTGATGCGGGTATTGGGTGCCAAGTTTCCGGTCTATATCATGGTGACCAAGTGTGATCTGATTCAGGGGGCGGTGAAGTTCTGTGACCACCTGGACGAGCCGGTCCTCAAGCAGGCCATGGGACGGTTGAACCAGCCCCTGACAGGCGATATAAAGTCGTTTTGCTCCCAGGGCATCCACGCCATGGGGGAACGGCTCAAGGACCTGCGTTTGCTGATGCTGAACCTGAGCGGAGCAAAAAATAAAAAGGCCGACCCATCCCTTTTGATGTTTCCCGAGGAATTTGAAAAGATGGGACCGGGACTGAATGCGTTCATGCGCGGGGCGTTCCAGGAGAATCCCTACCAGGAAACGCCGATTCTGCGGGGAATTTACTTTTCCAGTGGCCGGCAGGAGGGGACGCCCTACTCTCATTTTCTCAGCGCCATGGGATTGATCGGTGAAAAGGATGTTCTGCCCGGAACCAACCGGGGCCTTTTCCTGCATGATTTTTTTTCACGAATTCTGCCGACGGACCGGGGGTTGTTTGCTCCGACCATGCGGACATTGGAATGGAGCCGGCTGACCAAAAGTATCGGTTTGACCGCATGGGTGGCCATTGTTATTGCGATCTGCGGTCTGTTGAGCTTCTCTTTTGTAAAAAACCTGAAAACCCTGCGGGATGTTTCCGGCCAGTTTTCCAAGCCACCGGTTTTACAAGGGGAGTTGACGACCGATGTCCTGACCCTGGATCGTTTCCGGCAGGCGGTCAGCCGGGTCGAAGAACAGAACGCCAACTGGTGGATTCCCCGACTCGGGCTCACCGAGAGCATTCGGGTGGAAGCCGGCCTGAAAGCCCGCTATTGTGAGATTTTCAAATCCGGCTTTTTGGTGGGCTTCGACAAGCGCCTGACCGAACGCATGACCCGGTTTACCCCAACGACCGCACCGGATGTGATCGGACAGCATGCCATGCATCTGGCACGGCGGATCAACCTGTTGCATACGCGTATGGAAGGGGCTGACGTCAAGACGTTGCTGGCCGAACCCAAAACCCCTTATCCATCGGTATTGCTGGACATCCAGACGATCGACGAAATTTCCAACAAACTATCGGAGCTTTACCTCTATTACCTGATCTGGAGATCCTCGGACACCTCGCTAAACGAAGAATTGAAAGATCTGCAAACCTGGCTCAAACACATCCTCACCATGGACGGGGCCCGGCTCAACTGGCTGGTCGACTGGGTGAACATCAGCGGTGACGTTCCCGGCGTCACGATGGCCGATTTTTGGAGCAACCTGGATCCGGATCCCGATGAAATGACCATTGAACCGGCGTTTACGGTCAAAGGCCAGGCGGCCATTGACGGATACCTTGGCGAAATTGAAAAGGCGTTGTTCGATCCGCTCTCCATTGGGACCCAGAAGCTCGATTTTAAAAATTGGTATGCACAGGCCTACACGACGGTGTGGGCCCGATTCGCCGACTATTTTCCCTCGGGTGTCCGACGCATGAATGACCGGGATCGGTGGCAGCATACCGGTGCCCTGCTGCCATCCGACAACGGTCCCTATCTGTCGTTTCTGGAAACCCTGGCCGGAGAACTCGGCGTTACCGAGAAGCAGGCAGAGCGACCCGGGTGGGTCGATCTGGTGTACCGTTTCCATGATATTCGTCTGCAGGCCAAAGCCGATGGTAAGGGGGGAAAAGCGGCGGCGACGATTCTTGAAAGAGCCACCCAACGGGTGACATCACGACTTGGCCCCAGCTTCAGTGGCGAGAGCGCGGCGAATGTGCTCAGCCTTGAAGACCGTCTGGCTGCCGGCAAGGCCTTCAATCAATATCAGGCGTCCCTGGTAGCGCTTGCATCCATGACCGATTCTCAACGGATTGCCTTTAATATGGCCAAAGACCTTTACAGCGAGGACCCCGCCGACGGACAGTCGCCGTTTTTCAAGGCCCAGGCGGCAACAAAACAGCTCCAGACGTTTCTTGGCAGGGAGAACAAGGATACGGCTGTTTTTTGGAATCTCATTGCTGCACCCATCCGGTTTTACCACGCATACGCCATTCGAGAGGCAGAGTGCCAACTGCAGAGCCTGTGGGAGAAGACCGTTTTTCTGGAAGTTCAGGACCTGCCCCAAGATACAAATTTGAATCAATTGCTTATGGGAAGTGATGGGTATGCCACCAAGTTTCTCAAGGGACCGGCCGCACCGTTTCTCGAGAGAAGCCGCCGCAAAGGCTATTTTGCGAAAAAAGTTGACGGGCTGGCCCTGGATCTGGATACGCGGTTTCTGACGTTTCTGACCCGTGGTGCCAGTGCGGCCAAGCCGGTCGCATCCGAGTACAACGTGACCATCAAGGCCGTTCCCACCGACGCCAACAACGATGCCACTATCAAACCCCATGCCACATCTTTGGAGCTGCAATGTGGTGACGAGAAATACAAACTTCTCAATCTCCACTATCCGGTGAAAAAGACTTTTCGCTGGTCTCCGGAAACCTGTGGGAATGTGGTTTTTAAAATCGAAATCGGAAATCTCGTCCTGACCAAAGTGTATAAGGGGTATCAGGGATTTGCCAAATTTTTAAAAGATTTCCAGACCGGTCAACGAATCTTCCGCCCGGAGGATTTTCCCGATTCGGCGGCGGCATTGAAACGGATGAAGATCAGAACCATTACTCCCCGTTACCAGTTCAGTGGGAACCGGCAGGTGATTGCACTGCTTAAGGAATCCCCGGGGCGCGTTCCGCAGGAAATTACGGCATGCTGGGGAGAATAA
- a CDS encoding DotU family type IV/VI secretion system protein → MRLSDCFVELIAYTALVIRPDGANVSFDQVDADIRRLITESEGCCQNSGFPSADYDLARFAVFAWIDETVLSSQWEGKGRWLGEQLQRRYYNTSDAGKLFFERLNTIGPHQQDVREVYYLCLAMGFIGQYCNEGDDYLLEQLKISNLKVLTGSSMGLPDLKQTTLFPDAYAPANAQLPAKGPRKRRFSAFTLLCAGTPVLFFGLLFLIYRFILGNIGQSLINAGPK, encoded by the coding sequence ATGCGTCTGAGTGACTGTTTCGTTGAACTGATTGCCTACACGGCCCTGGTTATTCGCCCGGATGGGGCGAACGTTTCTTTTGATCAGGTTGATGCCGATATCCGGCGGCTGATCACGGAAAGCGAGGGCTGCTGTCAAAACAGCGGTTTCCCGTCGGCCGATTACGATCTGGCGCGTTTCGCCGTTTTCGCCTGGATTGACGAGACCGTTCTCTCATCCCAGTGGGAGGGGAAAGGGCGCTGGCTGGGGGAACAACTGCAACGGCGGTACTACAATACGTCAGATGCCGGCAAGCTGTTTTTCGAACGGCTCAATACTATCGGCCCCCATCAGCAGGATGTTCGCGAAGTCTATTACCTTTGCCTTGCCATGGGATTTATCGGCCAGTACTGCAATGAAGGGGATGATTACCTCCTCGAGCAGTTAAAGATTTCAAACCTCAAGGTCCTTACCGGCAGCTCGATGGGGCTGCCCGATTTGAAGCAGACCACACTTTTCCCGGACGCATATGCCCCCGCCAATGCGCAATTGCCGGCGAAGGGACCCAGGAAGAGACGCTTTTCCGCCTTCACTTTGCTTTGTGCCGGCACACCGGTCCTCTTTTTCGGGCTGCTGTTTCTGATTTATCGATTCATTCTCGGCAATATCGGACAATCCCTCATCAATGCGGGGCCCAAATGA